One segment of Bacilli bacterium PM5-9 DNA contains the following:
- a CDS encoding uncharacterized beta-barrel protein YwiB (DUF1934 family) (product_source=COG4506; cog=COG4506; superfamily=50814) yields MKKVLARYKEKHYINENKIKNKEYSSIGTFVEEDNIKTLEFKEDISEFNCRLKRIVKFDEESITVIRESDDGDIYNEMFFDFTSNSVGFYIVKHRPSLGSNLSGRLLKFEYDNHKIIHNYELIVEGIYAGIYETTIYFDEI; encoded by the coding sequence ATGAAAAAGGTTTTAGCAAGATATAAAGAAAAGCACTATATAAATGAAAATAAAATAAAAAACAAAGAATATTCTTCAATAGGAACTTTTGTTGAAGAAGACAATATAAAAACTTTAGAGTTTAAAGAAGATATATCAGAATTTAATTGTCGTCTAAAAAGGATTGTTAAATTTGATGAGGAAAGTATTACTGTTATTAGAGAAAGTGATGATGGTGATATTTACAATGAAATGTTCTTTGATTTTACTAGTAATTCAGTAGGTTTTTATATTGTTAAACACCGACCATCATTGGGTTCAAATTTAAGTGGAAGATTGTTAAAGTTTGAATATGATAATCATAAGATTATTCATAATTATGAGTTGATTGTTGAAGGTATATATGCAGGTATTTATGAAACAACAATTTATTTTGATGAAATTTAA
- a CDS encoding uncharacterized beta-barrel protein YwiB (DUF1934 family) (product_source=COG4506; cog=COG4506; pfam=PF09148; superfamily=50814), whose translation MNKVHLDFVSLASVDEETEKIEFDVDAQYVEYDDLKIISYMEPSLEEKDVFTKISYNNNELIIERNGIQTNKMVFVKDGRSFGTYVVNNMRMNLDINVIKMDITENLIELKYELSFVDDKIAVFEIKIKLIW comes from the coding sequence ATGAATAAAGTTCATTTAGACTTTGTTTCTTTAGCAAGTGTTGATGAAGAAACAGAAAAGATTGAGTTTGATGTTGATGCACAGTATGTAGAATATGATGATTTAAAAATAATTAGCTACATGGAACCATCACTTGAAGAAAAAGATGTTTTCACTAAAATTAGTTATAACAATAATGAATTAATTATTGAAAGAAATGGTATTCAAACAAATAAAATGGTATTTGTTAAAGATGGAAGATCATTTGGAACATATGTAGTTAATAATATGCGAATGAATTTAGATATAAATGTTATCAAAATGGATATAACTGAAAATTTAATAGAGTTAAAATATGAATTATCATTTGTTGATGATAAAATTGCTGTATTTGAAATAAAAATTAAATTAATTTGGTAA